One genomic segment of Natronospira proteinivora includes these proteins:
- a CDS encoding phosphoribosylaminoimidazolesuccinocarboxamide synthase — MSSGDNALYSADIKSLEKIHSGKVRDLYAVDEHHLLVVASDRLSAFDVVLPDPIPGKGEVLTAISNFWFARTTGIVPNHIADMTLEQALPDEVERARVASRAMVVKRLKPLPIEAIVRGYLIGSGWKDYQQSGSVCGISLPQGLKQADILPQPLFTPSTKAAVGDHDENIGFDEVERLLGEKLAQEVKEVSIALYTYAVKHAESRGLIIADTKFEFGLDENNRLHLIDEALTPDSSRFWPASEYAPGMSPPSFDKQFVRDYLETLDWDKTDPGPKLPADIIRKTAEKYREAQRLLTE, encoded by the coding sequence ATGAGCAGCGGGGACAATGCGCTGTATTCCGCCGACATCAAGAGTCTCGAGAAGATCCACAGCGGCAAGGTCCGGGACCTGTATGCCGTGGATGAGCACCACCTGCTGGTGGTGGCCTCGGATCGCCTGTCGGCCTTTGACGTGGTCCTGCCCGACCCCATTCCGGGCAAGGGCGAGGTGCTGACCGCCATCTCCAACTTCTGGTTTGCCCGCACCACCGGCATCGTGCCCAATCATATTGCCGATATGACCCTGGAACAGGCCCTTCCCGACGAGGTCGAACGGGCCCGGGTAGCCAGCCGGGCCATGGTGGTCAAGCGCCTTAAACCGCTGCCCATTGAGGCCATTGTCCGGGGCTATTTGATCGGTTCAGGCTGGAAGGACTATCAGCAAAGCGGCAGCGTCTGCGGCATCAGCCTGCCCCAGGGCCTCAAACAGGCCGATATCCTGCCCCAGCCCCTGTTCACCCCTTCCACCAAGGCGGCCGTGGGCGACCATGATGAAAACATCGGCTTTGATGAAGTCGAGCGTCTGCTGGGTGAAAAACTGGCCCAAGAAGTGAAGGAAGTCAGCATCGCCCTTTACACCTATGCGGTCAAACATGCCGAATCCCGGGGCCTGATTATCGCCGATACCAAATTCGAATTCGGCCTGGACGAAAATAACCGACTGCACCTGATCGATGAGGCTCTGACACCGGACTCGTCCCGTTTCTGGCCCGCCAGTGAATATGCCCCGGGCATGAGCCCGCCCAGCTTCGACAAGCAGTTCGTACGGGATTACCTGGAAACCCTGGACTGGGACAAGACAGACCCGGGCCCCAAACTGCCGGCGGATATTATCCGCAAGACCGCGGAAAAGTACCGCGAAGCCCAGAGATTATTAACAGAATAA
- a CDS encoding fused MFS/spermidine synthase, translating into MTVDSPAKADIHQARLLVAAALILLFVSGFAALVYQVLWLRELGLLFGATAQAAATTIAVFFAGIAAGGWFWGRLASRFERPLLVFGLLELGVAATALLHFVLVDAYHALYPAIYAIAGDHLGLNTLFKGMLAFTVLFPPAFLMGGTLPMMGQHLIRQPQDLGRTGSLLYALNTLGGASGAFAAAFVLPLALGFVGAYLLAIGLDLLVGVAAIALVLSLGQLPAPASTQAPTDSSKTAPSASAALAPIKSGFRRGLVWWLAFLSGFLTLAVEVLWTRMFAQVLQNSVYTYAVVLILFLGALAIGASVANRLAARRLNPVAVTAGLLALSGVALATTPFSFHAVTGGLAYMGQDGGFVRYIISVFAHAGAVMLIPAILLGALFPFLLRALERDDVVPGKAIGRLVAANTVGAILGSLVAGFGLLSLIGLWPSILLMAGGYLVLAVVTIGLHPLRHRLAWAVACASLMVPLLVLDTGQLNRLQLAPGERVIELVEGAHATAAATERDGHRLIRVNNFYRLGGTGALDSERNQARIPLLVHPDPESVFFLGLGTGITAGAAGDFPVEVITICELLPEVIQLAERHFNEPARGLFDDERVRIRAEDGRNCLAGSRRQHDVIISDLFTPWRAGTGNLYTVEHYEIVKSRLAENGVFAQWLPLYQLSREEFETIARTINSVFPQVVLWRGDMYPKGPIVALIAYGEETTLPLEAVQANTQAMAAPGTDPDATLAALLRFYIGNIGESGLMEDGPVNTDNRPIIEYGAPRTQRGEDEWFVGMELARFYEALANALPPAQDPYLNGLNEAQRGYVTAGLSYYRYMVLLSEGHEQAAQVFLEDFLERTPFDFAPDPASDDNAPTGWEAGR; encoded by the coding sequence ATGACTGTTGATTCCCCCGCCAAGGCCGACATTCACCAGGCAAGACTGCTGGTTGCAGCTGCCCTCATACTGCTTTTTGTTTCAGGTTTTGCCGCCCTGGTGTATCAGGTGTTGTGGCTGCGGGAGCTGGGGCTGCTGTTTGGGGCCACCGCCCAGGCGGCGGCCACCACCATTGCCGTGTTCTTTGCCGGCATCGCCGCCGGGGGCTGGTTCTGGGGGCGGCTGGCGTCACGCTTTGAGCGCCCGCTTTTGGTCTTCGGGCTGCTGGAGCTGGGGGTGGCGGCCACCGCGCTTTTGCATTTCGTGCTGGTGGATGCCTACCACGCCCTCTACCCGGCCATTTACGCCATTGCCGGGGATCACCTGGGGCTCAACACCTTATTTAAGGGCATGCTGGCCTTTACCGTGCTGTTTCCGCCCGCCTTTTTGATGGGCGGGACCCTGCCCATGATGGGCCAGCACCTGATCCGCCAACCCCAGGACCTGGGCCGGACCGGTTCGCTCCTCTATGCCCTCAACACTCTGGGCGGGGCCAGCGGGGCCTTTGCCGCGGCCTTTGTCCTGCCCCTGGCGCTGGGCTTTGTGGGGGCCTATCTGCTGGCCATCGGCCTGGACCTACTGGTGGGGGTGGCGGCCATTGCCCTGGTGCTCAGCTTGGGACAGCTGCCGGCGCCTGCCTCCACCCAGGCCCCGACTGACAGTAGCAAGACCGCCCCCTCCGCAAGCGCCGCATTGGCGCCAATAAAAAGCGGTTTCCGGCGGGGGCTGGTGTGGTGGCTGGCCTTCCTTTCCGGCTTTCTCACCCTGGCGGTGGAAGTGCTGTGGACGCGGATGTTCGCCCAGGTACTGCAGAACTCCGTCTATACCTATGCGGTGGTGTTGATCCTGTTTTTGGGGGCCCTGGCGATCGGGGCGTCTGTCGCCAACCGCTTGGCGGCCCGGCGCCTGAACCCGGTGGCGGTCACCGCCGGGCTGCTGGCACTGTCGGGGGTAGCACTGGCCACCACGCCGTTCAGCTTCCACGCCGTTACCGGCGGACTGGCCTATATGGGTCAGGACGGGGGCTTTGTTCGCTACATCATCAGCGTGTTTGCCCATGCCGGGGCGGTGATGCTCATCCCCGCCATCCTGCTGGGTGCGCTTTTCCCCTTCCTGCTGCGGGCCCTGGAGCGGGATGACGTGGTGCCGGGCAAGGCCATCGGGCGCCTGGTGGCGGCCAATACCGTGGGCGCCATCCTGGGTTCCCTGGTAGCCGGCTTCGGCCTGCTGAGCCTGATCGGGCTATGGCCGAGCATTCTTTTGATGGCCGGCGGATACCTGGTTTTGGCGGTGGTCACCATTGGCCTGCATCCGCTACGTCATCGCCTGGCCTGGGCGGTTGCCTGTGCCAGCCTCATGGTGCCCTTGCTGGTACTGGATACCGGCCAGCTCAACCGCCTGCAGCTGGCCCCCGGCGAGCGGGTCATTGAGCTGGTGGAAGGGGCCCATGCCACGGCGGCCGCCACGGAGCGGGACGGCCACCGACTGATCCGGGTGAATAATTTCTACCGCCTGGGCGGCACCGGGGCCCTGGACTCAGAGCGAAACCAGGCCCGCATCCCCCTGCTGGTGCATCCCGACCCCGAATCGGTCTTCTTCCTTGGTCTGGGCACCGGGATTACCGCCGGGGCGGCGGGAGATTTCCCGGTGGAAGTGATCACCATTTGCGAACTGCTGCCGGAAGTGATTCAACTGGCAGAGCGCCACTTCAATGAACCGGCCCGGGGCCTGTTTGACGACGAGCGGGTACGGATCCGGGCCGAGGACGGTCGAAACTGCCTGGCCGGCAGCCGCCGGCAACACGATGTGATCATCAGCGACCTGTTCACCCCCTGGCGGGCCGGCACCGGCAATCTCTACACCGTCGAGCACTATGAGATCGTCAAGTCGCGACTGGCCGAGAACGGGGTCTTCGCTCAGTGGCTACCCCTTTATCAACTGTCACGGGAAGAGTTCGAAACCATTGCCCGCACGATCAACTCGGTTTTCCCGCAAGTCGTGCTCTGGCGGGGCGATATGTACCCCAAGGGGCCCATCGTGGCACTCATTGCCTATGGCGAAGAGACCACCTTGCCCTTGGAGGCAGTCCAGGCCAATACCCAGGCCATGGCTGCCCCCGGCACCGACCCGGACGCCACCCTGGCCGCGCTGTTGCGCTTTTATATCGGCAATATCGGGGAAAGCGGATTGATGGAGGACGGCCCCGTCAATACCGACAACCGGCCGATCATTGAGTACGGCGCTCCCCGGACCCAGCGAGGCGAGGATGAATGGTTCGTGGGCATGGAACTGGCCCGTTTCTACGAGGCCCTCGCCAATGCCCTGCCACCGGCGCAAGACCCCTACCTGAACGGCTTAAACGAGGCCCAGCGGGGTTATGTCACCGCCGGACTCAGCTATTACCGCTACATGGTGTTGCTGAGCGAGGGCCATGAACAGGCCGCCCAGGTTTTCCTGGAAGACTTCCTGGAACGCACCCCCTTCGATTTCGCTCCCGACCCGGCCAGTGACGATAACGCACCCACCGGTTGGGAGGCTGGGCGTTAG